One part of the Corynebacterium sp. CNCTC7651 genome encodes these proteins:
- a CDS encoding carboxylesterase/lipase family protein yields the protein MDAAKTFDVPTRAGTVRGFLHDRTGVRTWRGVPYGATTAGQHRFRAPRPPVPWSGVRDASRFAKPAMQGSFGWKDSVFGTEDCLTLDIVRPDTEDELPVVVYFHGGTFVTGASNEKVLRGYYLSKATEVVYVSVNFRLGVLGYLDFRSIGADCVANPAMLDQIQALEWVQENIRAFGGDPSRVTIMGESAGGAAVIHLMCAPAARGLFHGAVAQSPPSASVHSKMQAAMWVRELIDGMGMSRLSTLDDLRAADAEDLVRTGQSMLVNGKELVQLNTSFMPTVDEVTLPEHPIDMFESGKQAAVPLIIGTNSEEASFAKAMYQTVKQRQRAARRVLDVYDRENAQVVLDAYDNVGGRADFAELVADAIFWAPSVMLATAHRRVAPTWMYRFEYASETMRRLGLGAMHTSDLGAVFGDPFATKASKIDRFGSLAGFDQVKEVMQYHWGSFFHTGAPGEEWPVYGFRSEDEPGRATFVLDSEPSVVLDPKADQRRAWEAFDMREWGDSRDDIWESMALFFGFDLPEEAE from the coding sequence ATGGATGCTGCGAAAACGTTTGACGTGCCCACCCGCGCGGGCACAGTTCGCGGTTTCTTGCACGACCGTACAGGCGTACGCACCTGGAGGGGCGTGCCGTACGGTGCGACAACCGCGGGGCAGCACCGCTTCCGCGCCCCGCGCCCGCCGGTGCCGTGGAGCGGAGTGCGCGACGCGTCGCGGTTTGCCAAGCCAGCAATGCAGGGATCTTTCGGGTGGAAAGACAGTGTGTTTGGCACTGAGGACTGCTTGACGCTGGACATCGTCCGCCCGGACACGGAGGATGAGCTGCCGGTGGTGGTCTACTTCCACGGCGGCACCTTTGTCACCGGCGCAAGCAATGAGAAGGTGCTGCGCGGCTACTACCTATCCAAGGCCACCGAGGTGGTCTACGTCTCGGTGAACTTCCGTCTGGGTGTACTGGGCTATCTGGATTTCCGCTCCATCGGCGCGGATTGCGTGGCCAACCCGGCGATGCTGGACCAGATTCAGGCGCTTGAGTGGGTGCAGGAGAACATCCGCGCGTTCGGCGGCGACCCGTCGCGCGTCACCATCATGGGCGAATCCGCAGGCGGTGCCGCCGTGATTCACCTCATGTGCGCCCCGGCGGCGAGGGGGCTGTTTCACGGGGCGGTGGCGCAATCACCGCCGTCGGCAAGCGTGCACTCCAAAATGCAGGCTGCGATGTGGGTGCGCGAGCTTATCGACGGCATGGGCATGTCGCGCCTTTCCACCCTCGACGATCTTCGTGCCGCCGACGCGGAGGATTTGGTGCGCACGGGACAATCCATGCTGGTGAACGGCAAGGAGCTGGTGCAGCTGAACACCAGCTTCATGCCGACGGTGGATGAGGTGACGTTGCCGGAACACCCCATCGACATGTTTGAGAGCGGGAAACAGGCCGCGGTGCCACTGATTATTGGCACGAACTCCGAGGAAGCCAGCTTTGCCAAGGCCATGTACCAAACCGTCAAGCAGCGCCAACGCGCCGCCCGCCGCGTGCTGGACGTGTACGACCGGGAAAACGCGCAGGTAGTGCTGGACGCGTACGACAACGTCGGCGGGCGCGCGGACTTCGCAGAGCTGGTGGCGGACGCGATCTTCTGGGCGCCCTCGGTGATGCTGGCTACCGCGCACCGCCGGGTAGCGCCGACGTGGATGTACCGCTTCGAGTATGCGTCCGAAACTATGCGGCGCCTTGGCCTCGGCGCGATGCACACGTCCGACCTTGGCGCGGTGTTCGGCGACCCGTTTGCCACCAAGGCCTCCAAGATCGACCGCTTCGGCTCTCTTGCAGGCTTCGACCAGGTGAAGGAAGTGATGCAGTACCACTGGGGTTCCTTCTTCCACACGGGCGCGCCGGGCGAGGAGTGGCCGGTGTACGGCTTCCGCAGCGAGGACGAGCCGGGGCGCGCCACGTTTGTGCTGGACAGCGAGCCTTCGGTGGTGCTGGACCCGAAGGCGGATCAGCGCCGCGCCTGGGAGGCGTTTGACATGCGCGAATGGGGCGACAGCAGGGACGACATCTGGGAGTCTATGGCACTGTTCTTCGGGTTCGACTTGCCCGAGGAGGCGGAGTAG